ATTTGGATGCTCTCTAGTCACAtggaatttaaaattttcgtATTGGGCTATAATAACTCGTTTAAACTTGCAATTGTTGGAATTAAGACGGGCTAAAAGCGTGTGGACCGtatcttctttatttgtataatttttgcTTTGAAATTCGGTCCTACCTTCTTATTTTCCGAAATGAAATCAGTAAACCGGAAATTGAACACATTAAACCGGATTCCTGAAATTAGCGGAGTTAAATCGAGTTTTAAACCCCTCTGACATGATCATGATGTCGAAAATGACTAGAAAACTTTCCCAAATTCGTTATTTAGGTActtaatttactaaaattaaatgttataCAGATCATCTAATAATTAGATTACTTTGTTTGCAttgtatgtttgtttttgtagatttGGTTATATCTGCAGGTGCTGTTTCTCAATGAGTGAATAAAATAGAAGGATTAAGTAtctaattagaaaaattatcCTGATGTTACATTGTTCGAACATGAAGAGAGACAAGTATCGAAAgcatatattttcaaattgtCGTTGAAGCATAGCTATAGGCAGGAATCTTagcaaccttcttcttcttcatcaacttccTAACTCTCTCAACATCTTTCCACATCCCTCTGAGTGCATACACATTAGCCAATTAAGACAACATAAACCCCTACCATCAAGCAACCCCAAACCATCACGTTAGGCTTCATCGGCATCTCTTTAACAACTTTATTGGCCTCCTTAAGCTGCCCGTCACGGCTCAACAGATCAACTATGCATCCGTAATGCGATAATCCTGGTTCTAGTTCGAACTCTGACTTCATCATCACGAAATACGTTTTTCCTTCCTCTACAAGACCTCCATGGACGCAAGCAACTTCTTAGTTATAATTAGTTAACTgactttttgaattttgattattgtGTGCTTAGCCGAAGTTTCTAGCAAACTACCACCGGATTTAGCTCGAAAGAATAAAGCGTgacgaaatagattaagacaaaacaaacaaaaaagagagattactTATAATTATCAAAGTACATATGATTGAAAGTGATGGTTTGgttataatttaattacagTTTAAACTTTAGGTATTTTGTTGAGGTCTTATATAAATACACATCATCGTTCTTATCATATGATTCTGATTTTAGATATTTCGTAAGAAAACTACCAATTGGTTACATGTGCAACAATGAATGCAAATATGCAATTCATGCTAAATTGGAAAATTTGTCATCATTAAAATTCAGTGCTGGAGGGTTTTAGACGTTGAgcattcaaatcaaattcttttgattttgaaaggaaagtttaattacaaaatttccaccgaatatttttttaagaaaatactGAATGTTTTTAACTGATCTAATTATAATGAATCTAATATGGGTAATATTAGGCAATAGCCAAATTTGACATcttaataaagaaattaaCTATGTGTcagatttttttggtaaatgacttttttttatggtGGGGTAGGGGTGAAGAAAAGACCAATTAACCTTGTAAACTTATAGTTTTTACGATGATACATTTGTttgtggtggtggagacttcATAAGGTTcagtgagaaaaagaaaagagactcATAAGATTCagggagaaaaagaaaagagattcaGAGGTGGAAGTCATAATCATCGTGATATTATTACAGAGTAAGTAGCCCAGAAAGAGTGTCATCTGAcgacaaaaaattaaagaaaaaaaagaaatcatgtactttttaaaaataacatgaatcaaattaatataacGAAAGAATAATCATcgtaatattattataaagtAAATAGTCCAGAAAGAGAGTCATCTCACgtcaaaaaattaaagaaaaaaagaaaaaaaatcatgtacttttttaaaataacatgaATCGAGTAAAAATAACGaaagaaatgtatttttgaACAATAGCATGTCAAATTAAACAATAGCATGGCATATTAGAAAATCACATGTAAAACAGAAATATAGTATGTTAAACGGAAAGATACTGGTACATCATAAAATACtacataaaatttagaaaaaaatcatgcaaattTAAGAAGTGACATGAATAAAATAacgaaaaaacaatttggcaTTTGGTCATAGTCATCGTGACATTATTACGGAGTAAGTGGTGGTAGAGAATATCcataaagaaaagagaagttGACGACATAGATCCGGCGAGGGAGAGAATCCAGcaaagatagagaaagagaaaaaaaaacagaaagaaaatgagagagaagatgagaaaaaggATGTTTCAGTAATTTTATTTGCCTTTCCGACAAGATACTATTGTCCATAGTCATTTACTCTATTCTTATTGATTTCATAGTTATTTCTTACATATACTCATCtaatatatcattttcactttttatgAATAAgtgattttgttaatttgtaattttgtatattcaGTAACATTCATGTTTCTTAAAAAAGGGTtcattataaatattcaaatcagtttttttaaaCGTTTATAACCGTTTATACAAAAACACTCtcgatgtttttcttttagaaaatgTTGCTCTACAATTCATCTAAATCTTTAGCACGAAAATTCATGTAAATcttcagcaaaaaaaaagaaccatgGTCCATCTATAGGAGATAAACAGTCAATGaataaaaaagtatttatCTAATTCAACATCTTCAATGTAGTCCTCGCATAAAGAATGATATCCACCATAAGCTTAAACCAAAAGATCTTTAGATACTACTAAAATAGGCAGTTTACTGTCTCAATAAAATGGAAATTTTCATCACGACAAAAACACATATTATATAATCCATCGGCTATTGATACAAGTAGAAGATGCAACATATAGCATCAGAGAAAAACCTGACACAACAAGCCCCACATCCTTTTTTTAGcaattcaaaaatttcaagaacACCCCCAAAAAGGAATAAtcaaacgaaacaaaaaacaaaaacaactccgatgtttttatgttttaagttttaaaaactgataaacaaagaaaaagaaaacgcTGCGCATCCCTCTCAGAAAATAGGAAAACAACACTTAGTTTTCGGACCACTCACTGTCCAAGACCTAGCTTCACCTATTCCTTCACCACCATCATCAAACACAGACCAAGACCAAGACCCTTTCTTACAACCAGCATCTCTTCGACAATTCTCTGGTAGCCACTTGGACTGCATGTATCTCGAAGTCCTCCATGGAGGCCTAGACattccttctttcttcatgGACTTTTTCATCTCACCACAAACCAACGAAACAACTCTTCTCAGTCTCCCTTCTGTCGCCACAAACACTGTCGGAAGCATCTCAGTCATATCTTTGTAAGCTTCTGTCTGTCTCGCTAGCTCAAACTGAGTTTTGAAGTCAAGATCAATTATCACACGTTTCAGCTTGCTTACGCCATCACGGTCGCTATCACCGATCACCATGGCGTCTATGTACTCGTACTTCCTCGAGCACGTAAACACTCTACACCCTATATAACAAcattttcacaaacaaaacccacaaataaataacttatatcatcacaaaacccacaaatatataacttatcataacaaaaacccacaaataaataacttatcataacaaaacccaaaaaataaagaagtagAGACTTTCTCATTGTTATCTAATAGTCAAGgaaaaagtattcaacattTACAAAggttgtttttatatatggaTCTTTCTagatattcatatatatatttctacttTCTTTGAAAGTGTGTTGTTTACCTTCACGATGATCAAAAGAAGAGTCCCATGAGGTTTTGGAGAGAGAAGCATTATAGCCCTCAGATCTGAGTTTAGAGACAATCTTGTTCATcacatctctcttctcatcgTCTCCTTCATATGATAACCTTCCTCTATTGATATACGACCTTatcttctcttccatctccttctcttctacTCCTTTTGCCCTAAGAATCTCCTGTAAAAATAtttcctgaaaaaaaaaacctttttatcttgaaaaaaagagaagagaaaatgtaTTTGGTGAAAAGAGATATGTAGAGACCTGAAGAGTGATAAGAGCCTTTGAAGAAGTGTTGATATGCTGAGAGACGGTCATCGGAGACTCGATATAACCGAGCACAAGCTTCtcgaaatcttcttctcccaaGCTTCCCATCTCAAACGTTCTTTCACCTGTCTCTTCCTATTcttctaggttttttttttttgagaaaaggTTGTAAGGGCAAGAATTTATTATTATGCCATTGAGTCTTCTTTATGAATATAACTGAGTGACGTGTGTCATAATCCTATTCACTGTCATTTACATTATTAAATGAACTGTTTCTTAATCGTTCTCTaatgttttgttgtattagctttatatgtttttgataacATGAGTTTTGAGTCatgacttttctttctttttcccccttttcttcttcgaaatACAAAACAACTTTGCGTTTGATGTCATACGCGACGGTACAAAAAGTCGTTTCATGTCATTTTCCACATATTCGATGCTATTATATATTCCACATTTGgagtataattttatatacgtgaatattttagattaaacTTCAATTCGTAAGTCTTgatttttattcaatatttttgatatatatatatatatatattttggagaATGTGATATCTAAGTAACAATGTGAAAGATCATTGTCAAGTAATTTCACTATTTTTAATCACACAAAAATAGTagttgttttttgaaaaaaaatcttaaataattGATTATGAGTGTATATACAAgaatatattcatattattcatagaaattaaaattaatattatttttcgttGATTTGGACCGATCCCTCAGTCTTtggtaaaatactaaaatcaCAATGTCAACACTCaacagaaaaccaaaatgcAAAACCCTCACGagactaatgttttttttaattctttatcTGTGTCTATTTTATTATCGATCAAATTAGCTAGATATGCATGTCATAgcatatactataatattgaTCAAAATGGGCTTACCATCGATCAAACTCATTGTCACATATTCGATATTTGGAAGCAGGATTATCTCGGAAGCAAATTTGTCCGTTCAAACTCATTTGATGGCTAATCTATAGTATTAACTTTTCTATAGATTTGTCTTATACGACGATGCCACACgcatgtttatatatatatacatacttaACAAGatagtaaaatattattatgacGATTTTGAATCTCTAGGATATTATAACGGTAGTAATAATCCAATGATTTAcaacattttgatttgaatgctATCTAGTCATctagaatttaaatttttcataTGGTGCTATACTAATAACTcgtaaaatagtaaattagAAGCCTAAACTTGCAATTAGGGAAATTAAGACGGGCTAAAAGCGTGTGGACcctatcttttttgtttacataatttttgCTTTGAAATTGGGTCCTACCCGCTGTCAAAACAATTCCTGGGTCCCGCCTTGTTGTTTTCCAAAATGAAATCAGTAAACCGGAAATTGAACACATTAAACCGGAAGCCTTCAATTAGTTGAAATCGAGTTTTAAACTCCTCTCGACATGATCTTGATGTCGGAAATGACTAGCAAAATTGCCAACACGATATCTGAGTACTTAATTTACTAAATCTAAAACTGCAATGTCAGGTGTTGTTTCTCAGTGAGTGAATAAAATAGAAGGATTAAGGAtctaattagaaaaattatcttgATCTTCTTTGTTATGATGTT
This sequence is a window from Arabidopsis thaliana chromosome 1 sequence. Protein-coding genes within it:
- a CDS encoding hypothetical protein (DUF506) (Protein of unknown function (DUF506); CONTAINS InterPro DOMAIN/s: Protein of unknown function DUF506, plant (InterPro:IPR006502); BEST Arabidopsis thaliana protein match is: Protein of unknown function (DUF506) (TAIR:AT1G77145.1); Has 394 Blast hits to 392 proteins in 24 species: Archae - 0; Bacteria - 0; Metazoa - 0; Fungi - 0; Plants - 392; Viruses - 0; Other Eukaryotes - 2 (source: NCBI BLink).), with amino-acid sequence MGSLGEEDFEKLVLGYIESPMTVSQHINTSSKALITLQEIFLQEILRAKGVEEKEMEEKIRSYINRGRLSYEGDDEKRDVMNKIVSKLRSEGYNASLSKTSWDSSFDHREGCRVFTCSRKYEYIDAMVIGDSDRDGVSKLKRVIIDLDFKTQFELARQTEAYKDMTEMLPTVFVATEGRLRRVVSLVCGEMKKSMKKEGMSRPPWRTSRYMQSKWLPENCRRDAGCKKGSWSWSVFDDGGEGIGEARSWTVSGPKTKCCFPIF
- a CDS encoding Pentatricopeptide repeat (PPR) superfamily protein (Pentatricopeptide repeat (PPR) superfamily protein; CONTAINS InterPro DOMAIN/s: Pentatricopeptide repeat (InterPro:IPR002885); BEST Arabidopsis thaliana protein match is: Tetratricopeptide repeat (TPR)-like superfamily protein (TAIR:AT1G77170.1); Has 4376 Blast hits to 4365 proteins in 43 species: Archae - 0; Bacteria - 0; Metazoa - 0; Fungi - 0; Plants - 4376; Viruses - 0; Other Eukaryotes - 0 (source: NCBI BLink).) — its product is MMKSEFELEPGLSHYGCIVDLLSRDGQLKEANKVVKEMPMKPNVMVWGMWKDVERVRKLMKKKKVAKIPAYSYASTTI